In the genome of Brienomyrus brachyistius isolate T26 chromosome 17, BBRACH_0.4, whole genome shotgun sequence, one region contains:
- the LOC125711625 gene encoding putative protein CRIPAK, with protein sequence MCTVLLLNQELFLLPLALDFSFPCLLSLPVCSHSLLLSLPLCCHFVLLSLSLCCHHLSAVTPSVLSLPVRCHSLCAVTPCPLSLPVRCNSLCAVTPRPLSLPLCYHFVLLSLSLCCHSLSAVTPSVLSLPVCSHSLLLSLPLCCHFVLLSLSLCCHPLSAVTPSVLSLPVRCHSLCCHSLCAVTPCPLSLPVLCHSLCAVTPCPLSLPLCYHFVLLSLSLCCHSLCAVTPRPLSLPLCYHFVLLSLSLCCHSLSAVTPSVLSLPVCSHSLLLSLPLCCHFVLLSLSLCCHPLSAVTPSVLSLPVRCHSLCCHSLCAVTPCPLSLPVLCHSLCAVTPCPLSLPLCYHFVLLSLSLCCHSLCAVTPYPLSLPLCCHFVLLSLSLCCHPLSAITPSVLSLPVRSHSLCAVTPCPLSLPVCCHSLCAVTPCLLSLPLCYHFVLLSLSLCCHPLSAITPSVLSLPVRSHSLCAVTPCPLSLPVRCHSLCAVTPCLLSLPLCYHFVLLSLPLCCHFVLLSLSLCCHSLSAVTPSVLSLCATVTLSVLSLPVRCHSLCVVTLCYCHSLCAVTPCPLSLPLCCHFVLLSLSLCCHSLSAVTPSVLSLCAAVTLCAVTPCPLSLSLCCHSLSAVTPSVLSLCAAVTISVLSLLVRCYSLCAVTPCLLSLPVCCHSLLTPVTFVYCFLQFPYFHINPISSFQFYT encoded by the coding sequence ATGTGCACAGTTCTGTTACTGAATCAGGAATTATTTTTACTGCCCCTTGCTCTAGACTTCAGCTTTCCCTGTCTGCTGTCACTCCCTGTGTGCAGCCACTCCCTGCTGCTGTCACTCCCTCTGTGCTGTCACTTTGTACTGTTGTCACTCTCTCTGTGCTGTCACCACCTGTCCGCTGTCACTCCCTCTGTGCTGTCACTCCCTGTCCGCTGTCACTCCCTCTGTGCTGTCACTCCCTGTCCGCTGTCACTCCCTGTCCGCTGTAACTCTCTCTGTGCTGTCACTCCCCGTCCGCTGTCACTTCCTCTGTGCTATCACTTTGTGCTGCTGTCACTCTCTCTGTGCTGTCACTCCCTATCTGCTGTCACTCCCTCTGTGCTGTCACTCCCTGTGTGCAGCCACTCCCTGCTGCTGTCACTCCCTCTGTGCTGTCACTTTGTACTGTTgtcactctctctctgctgtcacCCCCTGTCCGCTGTCACTCCCTCTGTGCTGTCACTCCCTGTTCGCTGTCACTCCCTCTGCTGTCACTCCCTCTGTGCTGTCACTCCCTGTCCGCTGTCACTCCCTGTTCTCTGTCACTCTCTCTGTGCTGTCACTCCCTGTCCGCTGTCACTTCCTCTGTGCTATCACTTTGTGCTGCTGTCACTCTCTCTGTGCTGTCACTCTCTCTGTGCTGTCACTCCCCGTCCGCTGTCACTTCCTCTGTGCTATCACTTTGTGCTGCTGTCACTCTCTCTGTGCTGTCACTCCCTATCTGCTGTCACTCCCTCTGTGCTGTCACTCCCTGTGTGCAGCCACTCCCTGCTGCTGTCACTCCCTCTGTGCTGTCACTTTGTACTGTTgtcactctctctctgctgtcacCCCCTGTCCGCTGTCACTCCCTCTGTGCTGTCACTCCCTGTTCGCTGTCACTCCCTCTGCTGTCACTCCCTCTGTGCTGTCACTCCCTGTCCGCTGTCACTCCCTGTTCTCTGTCACTCTCTCTGTGCTGTCACTCCCTGTCCGCTGTCACTTCCTCTGTGCTATCACTTTGTGCTGCTGTCACTCTCTCTGTGCTGTCACTCTCTCTGTGCTGTCACTCCCTATCCGCTGTCACTCCCTCTGTGCTGTCACTTTGTGCTGCTGTCACTCTCTCTGTGCTGTCACCCCCTGTCCGCTATCACTCCCTCTGTGCTGTCACTCCCTGTCCGCTCTCACTCCCTCTGTGCTGTCACTCCCTGTCCGCTGTCACTCCCTGTCTGCTGTCACTCTCTCTGTGCTGTCACTCCCTGTCTGCTGTCACTTCCTCTGTGCTATCACTTTGTGCTGCTGTCACTCTCTCTGTGCTGTCACCCCCTGTCCGCTATCACTCCCTCTGTGCTGTCACTCCCTGTCCGCTCTCACTCCCTCTGTGCTGTCACTCCCTGTCCGCTGTCACTCCCTGTCCGCTGTCACTCTCTCTGTGCTGTCACTCCCTGTCTGCTGTCACTTCCTCTGTGCTATCACTTTGTGCTGCTGTCACTCCCTCTGTGCTGTCACTTTGTGCTGCTGTCACTCTCTCTGTGCTGTCACTCCCTGTCCGCTGTCACTCCCTCTGTGTTGTCACTTTGTGCTACTGTCACTCTCTCTGTGCTGTCACTCCCTGTCCGCTGTCACTCCCTCTGTGTTGTCACTTTGTGCTACTGTCACTCTCTCTGTGCTGTCACTCCCTGTCCGTTGTCACTCCCTCTGTGCTGTCACTTTGTGCTGCTGTCACTCTCTCTGTGCTGTCACTCCTTGTCCGCTGTCACTCCCTCTGTGTTGTCACTTTGTGCTGCTGTCACTCTCTGTGCTGTCACTCCCTGTCCACTGTCACTCTCTCTGTGCTGTCACTCCCTGTCCGCTGTCACTCCATCTGTGCTGTCACTTTGTGCTGCTGTCACTATCTCTGTGCTGTCACTCCTTGTCCGCTGTTACTCCCTCTGTGCTGTCACTCCCTGTCTGCTGTCACTCCCTGTCTGCTGTCACTCCCTGCTCACACCTGTCACGTTTGTATATTGCTTCCTCCAGTTCCCATATTTCCACATTAATCCTATCAGCTCTTTTCAGTtctatacataa